A single window of Nicotiana tomentosiformis chromosome 1, ASM39032v3, whole genome shotgun sequence DNA harbors:
- the LOC138906581 gene encoding uncharacterized protein, with product MYRDLRQIYWWNGMKNDIAEMVAQCPNCQQVKAEDQRPGGLTQCIELSLWKWDMINMDFITGLPRTPRSIQMAPYEALYGRKYRSPIGWFDVGEAELLGPNLVQQAMEKVKLIRDRLRTAQSRQKSYADVRRRDLEFDVEDWVFLKVSPMKGVMRFGKKGKLSPRYVGPYKIIRRIGRVAYELDLPLELEEVHPVFDVSMLRKCIGDPSRIIPIEDIHIAEDLSYAEVPVVILDRQVRKLRTKEVASVKVLWRNNTIEEIT from the exons atgtatcgggaccttcgacagatctattggtggaatggaaTGAAAAACGATATCGCGGAGATGGTAGCCCAATGTCCCAACTGCCAGCAAGTTAAAGCCGAAGATCAGAGGCCTGGAGGCCTAACTCAGTGTATTGAGCTTTCATTATGGAAATGGGACATGATAAATATGGACTTCATCACTGGTTTGCCTCGCACTCCACGGAG tattcagatggctccttacgaaGCACTATACGGGCGGAAGTATAGGTCGCCGATCGGTTGGTTCGATGTCGGGGAAGCAGAGTTGCTAGGTCCTAACTTAGTCCAGCAAGCAATGGAAAAGGTAAAACTTATTAGAGACCGGCTGCGTACAGCACAAAGTCGGCAAAAGTCTTATGCAGATGttcgacgacgagacttagagtttgatgtagaagattgggttttcctgaaagtatcgcctatgaagggcgtcatgcgatttggaaagaaggggaaGCTCAGCCCCAGGTATGTTGGACCGTATAAGATTATTCGGAGGATTGGTAGGGTGGCGTACGAGCTTGATTTGCCTTTAGAATTGGAAGAAGTCCATCCTGTGTTTGATGTATCTATGTTGCGGAAGTGCATTGGAGATCCTTCACGTATTATTCCCATTGAGGATATTCACATTGCTGAAGACTTATCTTATGCAGAGGTACCAGTagttattttagatcggcaggtaaggaagcttcgaactaaagaagtggcttccgtgaaagtgttatggcgaaataaCACCATCGAGGAAATAACCTAG
- the LOC138906582 gene encoding uncharacterized protein yields the protein MQGQWFDRYIQSGPGQSSGQPEGRRQERSAQMRQLTPPCTQCGKLHTGQCRQGSSACFHCGQTRHYISRCLGLGRGTPAQPSGFTAASSPSVHAPRLGPQSTQGHGRGRGGGDTSGSSGGQNRFYALTCRQDSEASPDVVTGILTIHSHAIYALMDPGSTFSYITPFITGKLDMRSELLPQPVEVSTLVGDSIVANHVYRDCTVLINDRPTSVDLVELVMLDFDVIMGMDWLAACYANIDCRAKLVRFHFPGEPVLEWKVHVRDINKEPATLQSVPIVNEFPTVFPDELPGIPPEREIDSAIDLLPDAQPISIPPYRMAPAELRELKEQLKDLLDKGFNRPTFLSHVITGDGIKVDGQKIEAVMTWSRPLNPTESLQYLFKQRELNLRQRRWLELLKDYDVDILYHPGKANIVADALSRKSMGSLSHVEADKNTAKSSFVTEVKERQHEDSELIKLRESIPQ from the exons ATGCAGGGCCAGTGGTTTGATCGTTATATTCAGTCAGGACCGGGGCAGAGCTCAGGCCAGCCTGAGGGCCGTCGACAGGAGCGTTCTGCACAGATGAGACAGCTTACTCCTCCATGTACTCAGTGCGGTAAGCTGCACACCGGGCAATGTAGACAGGGTTCGAGTGCATGTTTTCATTGTGGGCAGACAAGACATTATATTAGCCGATGCCTGGGGTTAGGCAGAGGTACACCAGCTCAGCCTTCAGGATTCACAGCAGCCTCTTCGCCCTCAGTCCATGCTCCCCGACTAGGTCCACAGTCTACTCAGGGCCATGGTAGGGGGAGAGGTGGAGGAGACACCTCAGGTTCTAGTGGTGGCCAGAACCGCTTTTATGCACTCACATGCCGACAGGATTCAGAGGCAtccccagatgttgtcacaggtatattgacaatACATTCTCATGCCATTTATGCATTGATGGATCCCGGATCTACATTTTCatatattactccatttattACTGGTAAGCTTGACATGAGATCTGAGTTGTTGCCACAGCCAGTTGAGGTGTCTACGCTAGTTGGCGACTCTATTGTAGCTAATCATGTTTATCGAGATTGTACAGTGTTAATTAATGACCGTCCAACCTCTGTTGATTTAGTTGAATTGGTTATGCTAGACTTCGATGTcattatgggtatggattggttggcagcttgttatgctaatattgattgtcgtgcaaagttggtccgatttcattttcctggtgagcctgtccttgaatggaaag TTCATGTTAGGGATataaataaggagccagcgactcttcagtcggttcctattgtgaatgaattcccaaCGGTATTCCCTGACGAGCTTCCAGGAATTCCCCCCGAAAGGGAAATCGATTCCGCTATAGATTTGCTTCCTGAtgcgcagcctatatccattcctccctacagaatggctcctgcagagctaagggaattgaaggaacaactgaaGGACTTGCTCGATAAAGGCTTTAATAGGCCAA CGTTTCTTAGTCATGTTATTACCGGcgatggtatcaaggttgatggCCAAAAGATTGAAGCTGTGATGACTTGGTCGAGGCCCTTgaatccgacagag agccttcagtatttatttAAACAGAGGGAGCTGAACCTACGGCAAAGAAGATGGCTAGaattactaaaagactatgatgttgatattttatatcatcccggcaAAGCTAATATTGTTGCTGATGCCCTTAGCCGGAAGTCCATGGGTAGTCTAAGCCATGTTGAAGCTGATAAG AATACGGCAAAATCTTCATTTGTTACTGAAGTGAAAGAGCGACAACACGAGGATTCTGAGCTTATAAAACTGAGGGAAAGTATTCCACAGTAG